The Sulfitobacter sp. S223 genome has a window encoding:
- the puuE gene encoding allantoinase PuuE yields MNRYPRDFTGYAGTPPDPQWPNGARIAVQFVLNYEEGGENCLLHGDAASEAFLSEIVGAAPWPGQRHWNMESIYDYGARAGFWRLHRLFTHAQVPVTVYGVASALARAPEQVEAMQAADWEIASHGLKWIDYRDHSEEAEMADMAEAIRLHTEVTGEPPRGWYCGRTSINTVRLAAQTGAFDYISDTYDDDLPYWSDIAGTDQLIIPYTLDCNDMRFATPQGFNSGDQFYTYLCDTFDALYAEGAAGAAKMMSVGLHCRLIGRPGRIQALARFLEYIKGFEGVWTPRRIEIADHWRATHPAPSARLRPSRMARAEFVDHFGGIFEHSAWIAERAFELELGPAHDSAAGLHNALARMFRSASRSERLGVLTAHPDLAGKLAAAQRLTAESTAEQASAGLDALTDAERVRFTELNTAYVAKHGFPFIIAVKDHTKDGILNAFEARIANDTETEFATACRQVERIARIRLDQIL; encoded by the coding sequence GGTGACGCGGCGTCCGAAGCTTTCTTGTCAGAGATCGTTGGCGCAGCGCCTTGGCCAGGTCAGCGGCACTGGAATATGGAAAGCATTTATGACTACGGCGCGCGGGCAGGGTTCTGGCGGTTGCACCGCTTGTTCACACACGCGCAGGTACCGGTCACGGTGTACGGTGTCGCCAGCGCGCTCGCACGCGCGCCCGAACAGGTTGAGGCGATGCAAGCTGCCGATTGGGAGATCGCGAGCCACGGTTTGAAATGGATCGATTACCGGGATCATTCGGAAGAGGCTGAAATGGCGGACATGGCCGAAGCAATCCGTCTGCATACCGAAGTGACGGGTGAGCCGCCGCGCGGTTGGTATTGTGGCAGAACCAGTATCAACACCGTGCGCCTTGCCGCGCAAACAGGGGCGTTTGACTATATTTCGGACACCTATGACGATGATTTGCCGTATTGGTCCGACATTGCGGGCACGGATCAGTTGATCATTCCCTACACGCTGGATTGCAATGATATGCGCTTTGCCACACCGCAGGGGTTCAATTCAGGCGATCAGTTTTACACCTACCTGTGTGACACGTTTGATGCGCTTTATGCCGAAGGTGCGGCGGGCGCTGCCAAGATGATGTCGGTGGGTCTGCATTGCCGCCTTATCGGACGGCCCGGACGCATTCAGGCGCTGGCGCGGTTCCTTGAGTACATCAAGGGTTTTGAAGGTGTCTGGACCCCGCGCCGGATCGAAATTGCTGATCATTGGCGCGCCACACATCCTGCGCCGTCGGCGCGCCTACGTCCCAGTCGAATGGCACGGGCGGAATTCGTCGACCACTTTGGCGGCATCTTCGAGCATTCGGCGTGGATAGCCGAGCGCGCGTTTGAGCTTGAGCTTGGACCAGCGCACGACAGCGCTGCCGGACTTCACAATGCGCTGGCGCGGATGTTCCGTTCTGCCAGCCGGTCAGAGCGTCTGGGCGTTCTCACAGCCCACCCCGATCTTGCGGGTAAGCTGGCAGCCGCACAGCGCCTGACAGCCGAAAGCACTGCAGAGCAGGCAAGCGCCGGCCTTGATGCGCTTACCGATGCGGAGCGTGTGCGCTTTACCGAGCTGAACACAGCTTATGTGGCCAAGCACGGATTTCCCTTCATCATCGCGGTGAAGGATCACACAAAAGATGGCATCCTGAACGCCTTTGAGGCACGGATCGCAAACGATACGGAAACCGAATTCGCCACCGCCTGCCGTCAGGTAGAACGGATCGCGCGCATCAGATTGGATCAAATACTATGA
- a CDS encoding ureidoglycolate lyase, with product MSAEICIEPLTKEAFAPFGDILDAKGQPDKMINAGMCGRFHDRADLTFAEGGRAGISIFNAKPRTLPYTLDLLERHPLGSQAFLPMTEHPFLVVVAPDEGDRPGVPRAFMTAPHQGINFHAGTWHGVLTPLHAPGLFAVVDRIGEGENLDEWQLDAPYTITN from the coding sequence ATGAGTGCTGAAATTTGTATCGAACCGCTGACGAAAGAGGCATTCGCGCCGTTTGGCGATATTCTGGATGCCAAGGGCCAGCCCGACAAAATGATCAATGCGGGTATGTGTGGTCGGTTTCATGACCGTGCGGACCTGACCTTTGCCGAAGGTGGCCGTGCGGGCATCAGCATATTCAATGCCAAGCCGCGCACACTGCCCTACACGCTGGACCTGCTAGAACGGCATCCCTTGGGATCACAGGCCTTCTTGCCCATGACTGAACACCCTTTTCTGGTGGTTGTGGCGCCCGATGAGGGCGATCGCCCGGGCGTGCCGCGCGCGTTCATGACGGCGCCGCATCAGGGGATAAATTTTCACGCGGGAACGTGGCACGGAGTCCTTACGCCACTGCACGCGCCGGGATTGTTCGCTGTAGTGGACCGGATAGGCGAGGGTGAAAATCTTGACGAATGGCAATTGGACGCGCCCTATACGATTACGAACTAA
- a CDS encoding bifunctional allantoicase/(S)-ureidoglycine aminohydrolase yields the protein MSYAFPPGGLPDQSISPEGTAVFTESYAVLPALTQRDIVTSYLPGWTGMRMWVLARPMSGFAETFSQYAVELQPAGGSDAPEVDDEAQSVVFVASGQITLNIDGARHVLEEGGYAYIPPDAIWTVWNDSDSVAQFHWVRKRYVGAEGVDLPEAFVTSDQAVAPTVMPDCDGVWATTRFVEPDDLRHDMHVNIVTFQPGGRIPFAETHVMEHGLYVLEGTADYLLNKDWVPVIAGDFMWLRAFCPQACIATGDAPFRYLLYKDVNRHMPL from the coding sequence ATGAGCTATGCCTTCCCTCCCGGCGGTTTGCCGGATCAATCGATTTCACCAGAAGGCACAGCAGTTTTTACCGAAAGCTATGCTGTTTTGCCCGCATTGACCCAGCGCGACATCGTGACCAGCTATCTGCCGGGTTGGACAGGCATGCGGATGTGGGTGTTGGCGCGCCCGATGTCGGGCTTTGCCGAGACATTCAGCCAATACGCCGTGGAATTGCAGCCCGCAGGTGGGTCAGACGCACCAGAAGTTGACGACGAAGCGCAATCGGTCGTCTTCGTGGCCAGCGGCCAGATCACCTTGAACATTGATGGCGCACGGCACGTGTTGGAGGAGGGCGGTTACGCCTATATCCCGCCGGATGCGATCTGGACCGTCTGGAACGATAGCGATTCTGTGGCGCAGTTCCACTGGGTCCGCAAACGCTATGTGGGCGCCGAAGGCGTTGATCTGCCCGAAGCATTCGTGACGTCGGATCAGGCGGTCGCGCCGACCGTTATGCCCGATTGTGATGGGGTGTGGGCCACCACACGATTTGTTGAGCCCGACGATCTGCGCCATGACATGCACGTCAACATCGTGACCTTCCAACCCGGCGGCCGCATCCCGTTTGCCGAGACCCATGTGATGGAGCACGGGCTGTATGTGCTGGAAGGCACTGCGGACTATCTGTTGAACAAGGATTGGGTGCCTGTCATCGCCGGTGACTTTATGTGGCTGCGCGCCTTTTGCCCGCAGGCTTGCATCGCCACAGGCGACGCGCCGTTCCGCTACCTGCTTTATAAAGACGTAAACCGTCATATGCCTTTATGA
- a CDS encoding uracil-xanthine permease family protein, which translates to MTMLSIGTPEQLRDPNFTPPLSRAIPLGIQHVLAMFVSNVTPAIIVAGAAGFGFGSGSPDFPELLYLIQMSMLFAGVATLLQTITIGPVGAGLPIVQGTSFAFIPIMIPLVAGKGVDGLAALFGGIVIGGLFHAVLGMFIGKIRFALPPLVTGLVVTMIGLALVKVGIQYAAGGVPAIGTPEYGSLLNWSAALVVIIVTLGLKFFTKGMLSISAVLIGLVVGYFYAVAMGMLSFGGDRGVIASWNNAAWISLPNPFKYGFEFSAAAIIGFCLMAFISAIETVGDVSGITKGGAGREATDKEIAGATYADGLGTAVAGVFGGLPNTSFSQNVGLIAMTGVMSRHVVTCGAIFLIVCGLIPKVGSVIRTVPIEVLGGGVIVMFGMVVAAGISMLSDVDWNRRNMVIFAISLSIGLGLQLEPGAVQHLPDTLRILMTSGLLPAALIAIVLNLVLPQELAEESTEEVSGGMAGKSNGSLPR; encoded by the coding sequence ATGACCATGCTTTCCATCGGAACGCCCGAACAGTTGCGCGATCCGAACTTTACGCCGCCGCTTTCGCGTGCCATCCCGCTAGGCATTCAGCACGTACTGGCGATGTTCGTCTCAAACGTGACCCCTGCCATAATTGTTGCCGGTGCTGCAGGTTTCGGTTTTGGCTCGGGCTCTCCTGACTTTCCTGAACTGTTGTACCTTATCCAGATGTCGATGCTGTTCGCCGGTGTTGCCACGCTGTTGCAAACCATCACCATAGGGCCAGTCGGCGCAGGCCTGCCGATTGTTCAGGGGACGTCTTTTGCTTTTATTCCGATCATGATTCCGCTGGTTGCGGGTAAAGGAGTTGACGGTTTGGCCGCGTTATTCGGCGGCATTGTTATCGGTGGTTTGTTCCATGCAGTCTTGGGGATGTTCATCGGTAAGATCCGTTTTGCGTTGCCGCCGTTGGTCACCGGTTTGGTTGTGACCATGATCGGGCTGGCGCTGGTAAAGGTCGGCATCCAGTATGCTGCTGGTGGTGTGCCCGCTATCGGGACCCCGGAATATGGTAGCCTGTTGAACTGGTCTGCCGCATTGGTTGTGATCATCGTCACGCTGGGGCTCAAGTTTTTTACCAAGGGTATGCTGTCAATCTCGGCAGTACTGATTGGGCTTGTCGTCGGCTATTTCTATGCTGTTGCCATGGGCATGTTGTCCTTTGGCGGAGACCGTGGCGTGATTGCCAGTTGGAACAATGCCGCATGGATCTCTTTGCCAAATCCATTCAAGTACGGGTTCGAGTTCTCAGCGGCGGCCATCATCGGTTTCTGCCTGATGGCCTTCATCTCGGCCATTGAAACAGTGGGTGACGTAAGCGGGATCACCAAAGGCGGCGCGGGTCGTGAAGCGACCGACAAGGAAATTGCCGGTGCCACTTATGCCGACGGTTTGGGTACTGCGGTTGCTGGCGTGTTTGGAGGTCTGCCGAACACTTCGTTCAGCCAGAACGTTGGATTGATTGCGATGACTGGCGTCATGAGCCGCCATGTGGTGACTTGCGGTGCGATTTTCCTGATAGTCTGCGGGCTGATCCCAAAGGTTGGTAGTGTAATCCGTACAGTCCCGATCGAAGTCTTGGGTGGCGGTGTGATCGTCATGTTTGGCATGGTTGTCGCGGCGGGTATTTCAATGCTGTCGGATGTCGACTGGAACCGCCGCAATATGGTGATCTTTGCTATCTCGCTTTCCATTGGTTTGGGTCTGCAGCTTGAACCGGGCGCAGTTCAGCACCTGCCCGACACGCTGCGCATCCTGATGACATCAGGCCTTCTGCCAGCCGCGTTGATTGCGATTGTCCTCAACCTTGTGCTGCCACAAGAGCTGGCAGAGGAATCAACCGAAGAAGTTTCGGGCGGTATGGCAGGCAAATCAAACGGGAGCCTTCCGCGCTAA